The nucleotide sequence agtatgcagtgaataaGGGATATTCGTTGTATATAATGAATTTCTAGaacttataaatattattatttttattattatctaaTGCTAACTTATGGTTAAAACTATAAGCTAACAGTGGGTTTATTTTTGAGCTATAGCAGCAAAAGGCCTTAAGCTCGAAAATAGATATAAAttttattgttgcatacttttagacacctaaaacTACTTTTAAAAGTGATTTATGTGTACCCCTGTACATAGGAACGTTTCTAAGATTTACTTATATAATATTGCCCTTTATTCTGGGAAGAAAGCTACGAtagatttaatttatttaaaataaattcaaattgaACCAACCCTTATATACTGCtacaatttaatttcatttggtTAATATTCTACACAAAAGGTAAAACGATAGCTCTGATGTATCCCCATTGAATGGGAACGGGAATGAGAATTGACATCCTTTAACCCCGTAATTCGTGTAAATTGTGCTTTATGTACTCCTGGGTGGGTCAAGGGCCACGTTGCCCGCCCACCTGCTGCTCTGGCTGCTCCTGCCTACCTGCTCGAATATGCTAATGTCGTAGGTGTTGTCGTCGTCGGCAAAGTAGAGCACTCCCTCGGTGGCATGTTGGCGCAGATACTCGAGGCCCCGATTCCGATTGGAGACGCCACGCGGCTTGGCCCTCTTCGTCTGCTTGTACTTCTCGGGCATGGGTGCTACGGAATCGGAAGTGGAAATGGAAGTGGGTGTGATGTAGTGACTCGTAAATATCACTTGAATGTGTCCCGGACATGACATCGCATTCGGGGGCTGGGGAACCGATACTCACCCACCATGTACTCGTAGGGCACTCCGATCCGGTCCAGAGTGTGGCCCACCAGCGGGTTCGTAGCGTTGGCGTCCTCGATGACCAGCCAGAGCAGGTTCACCACGTGCTTTAAGGTATATCCCAGTCGGGTGAGCTCCGCCAGCTGCTCGGGTCGTCGGTAGGTGGGCGTGATTATGTACAGGGGCGGCTGCGGGTCGAGTTGATTTGAGTTGAGTGTCATTAGGTTATCTAACGCTGTGTACTACGGGGCGTATGTGTGCACTGCACTTGGACTGTTTAgctgggtggttgggtggttgggcGGCAGGGTGGCTGAGTGCCTCGTTAGGTGCCAGTGGGTGGTGCGTAATGCGGCgtgagcttctttttatgAGCAATTATGCAAATTAATTTACAGCCCAATGACTTGACTAGGCGAAAGCGAGCCGGCCACATCCGCCCATTGCCGTAAGTCCGTGTGTCTAGGCTCTGGAGCAGCAATATGGGTCGCGTTTCGCTAGTCAAAGGCACTGGGAAAAATTGCACACTATTTGCCAAGGATCTTGTGTGAAAATTAAGGTTGCAAATAGTCAAGAGCTCAGTATGCTATTACTTATTTGTAAAAGAAAATGTTgggatattttaaaataatatatttaaatgaaaatacatTAAATAATACTTTTTAGGTCAGTGTTTCCTAAATCCTTCGAGTTTCCTGACTAGGAGttattataaaattgattattTTAACATAATAAAGCTGATCCTTTTGtattctattaaaataaatgtaatgaACTTGAAAAAATCtctatttaaataataaaagtaatCAATTTTTTCAGAGTGCACTCTCCAACACCCGTTCTAGATATGCTGTGCCTGTGAACTCGTGGCCCATTGAACGACTGAcgttgaaaataaataaactggCGCACTCACTTTACAAATTATCCATTGTTGACACACATGCACACCCACAACCCCATCCACATATTCACCCAGCACATGCAAGGcggtggaaaatttattttagcaAAATAAACTCAGATATTCCAATGTAAAGAGATAAAAGGGATGAAGGGGTATGGTGGGATGGCATGCAAATTAGCTCAGTTTTCACGATATCAGCTGATTTCATTTATTAGATCTCCTTCACATTGCTCATTTTCCATTCTATCGACTAAAACCATTTGaaagatcatctaaccgaaGCTTAAAATATTGTAGGACATGACACCTTTAAATATTCTCTTGTTAAAGGTTAGTATTCCTAGAGTTAGGATAGTTAATGGATTATAAACTTATAATGAGTAAATTATAGCATACATATTTGGACCCATATATTATCTTAAGATCGCTTGAGGTATCCCTAAAACCCCTTATCAGTTCGAAAACATATATACCAGGTGCAGAACCTTCAGTAGGCCTTTTAAACTAATAAGATTGACCGTTGACATTGAGTGCAGGGCATTGGAATCGCTGTTAGTGGATGCAACTACTAAATGACAGAAACCAACAAATGCGCGTGAATCTTTTCAATTGGCTTGCATTTTGTGTTTTGCATAAATCTGGAATCTAGATCAGTAACCACCCCCTTTTCAGTGGTCGCTTTCAATGCTGGTAATTTTTCTCTATAGGTATTTTTTCCCCAGTTGCAGCTGGATGCGGTTTTGGTTTTTCGGTTTTGTGTGCGCACTGGAGCAATTTGCAAATTAGGCTCATGCCAAGTGGTGAATGGGAATCTTTTTGTTTGCCACCAGTTGCAGGGGCACGCCGACAGTTAGCGAGGCTTGTTGGTTAATATAATGCATGTGATTAACCCAGAAATCGTGATACAGATAGCCGGCCACCAATTTGCACATGGTGGCCAACAAAAGTTGGTTAGATAAACAGCGCAATTTGTGCGGGTCATCGTCGCTTTGTGTTGCTTGCAATGTGAACTTGGTTGGTAATATATTCCTATATTCCCATTTAGGGTTTTAATGAGACCATAATTAGCGTGCGAGTGGCAAAGTTAGTTGGGTGAATGTAGAACACATTTGTCAGCTTGTTTGTTCTGGTTTCCgcttaatttaaataaatgcgGAATTATGTTTGTCCAGTTTAGGCCAGAAAAAGTAATAAGTACGATATATCATAGCTTCAACAAACATATAAATGAGTTTTGCATCACCATTTAAATTTAACCTTTACAATTACTACACATAGAAAACTATCTAAGAaaattgttcttgaattgagaacattcgttcttaaaaaccgtgtaagtacattttaatatcaatataagaacgaaatggtgagaagagaaaagttaaattgagtttatttaagaactttttgataagtatacactaaggactgaactaatagtttatttgtacatacaatgtacttaaataccgccaatttaatttgattctagcgaaataaaaacattttaaacttaaaaatgtcgttctatttttcaactcagatgagaacgtcacaattttctctgtgtatatttactttaaataaTACTTGTTTATTCCAAAGTTAAAACTATTTCTTGCCAATcttatttttaactttaagcCACTTTTCCAGCACAATTTAAATACATACAACTACATCCATATGCCTTAAGTTTAGTACAGTAATGACTAGTATGCAACGCATTTGCGAGTGGCAAATGGCAATtaggaaaattgaaaaacgGGGTGAGGAAAAGCGATAAGCGAGCAAACCAGCAGGTGGCTGCGAGTATTGATAGGGCAACAAGTGCGACATCCAGTTATCGAATAATGACAGGCAGCCAGACACACAAACACTGGACAACACAGAAACACTTTGTACAGACATGCACACGACAAGtgaaataatgaaaataaaatgcaGATAAGCTCGAAATGCACTTCCGAAGATTAAAACAGAATAAGTGAAATGCGGGAGTAACGAGAGTTTAATAAGTTTGGTTAGCTATGGGTTTGCGAAGTTGGGGCCACTGAGAGGAAACGTATACCCAAAATCAAGAACAATATTATCGATTTCTTATCTACACTGTTACATTTTTCTAAAGtaaatattgatttttaaaaacatttttgaattaatGGTGATTTTAAATGAACACAAGTTTTAAGCGGGTTTTACTATATTATTggttattaaaaatttttaaatgcttgAAATTGGGGTATTTAAAAGCAACGGAGTActgttaaatatattaaatttgtttCAAAGTTGAGGAACTTTGTTTGATTTTAGTAGAATTTTCATAGGtttaaattttacttttaaataatattaaaatatttttgattgtGTGAAAAACATACTAGAATTAACGTAGTTTTTTACCACATTTTAAGTATAAATATTATACTTATACTTATTTAAAATGGTTTTATAATTTGTGTTGATTGgggtttaatattttttttttaaacaccGAAGTTAAGATAGTTTGCTTGACTTTAGTAAGGTATTTTCTCAGTGTAGTCCAGGTAAGGGGGGAAGTGCTCGGCTAGGATTATGattatatcaaaatatttacgGGCTCGGATGCGGCAACAAATGTTGGTCGAGTCTTATGGGCGTTTTCCTTGTGGGAggcagtgggcgtggccgccGCGGATGTTTTGGCGCTTGTTttggctgttgttgttgtcgttgttgcCAGCCCACTGGCTGTGGCTATGGTTGTTGTGGTTGTGCTGGTTGAGGTGCTTGAGGTCCTAATGCCCGCAGTCTTTCGATGGCCACCCACCGATCCCGATCTTAGTTGCGATGACGAAGACATAAATGTGGGTGTGGTGGCCGCTAATGAAACCATGCGGATGGAGGCGGAGGATGCACCCAGCTTTTGGCCCACTGTGCcagctgctgttgttgttgttgtggttggtGCTGTTATTGTGCTTGTTGTTGTGGATGGGTTAATAGTGTTGGAGGAACTATTGGCCATTAGCAGGGAAATGGGTGACCACAAGTATGAGGCGATATATGACGATGATTTCTCTTGATGCTAAATATTAGTCGGCAAGGATGTTGTTATTCAAGGGTTCAGAGGAAATAGAACAAGAACACATGGAAAACATTACAATAGTATTTATTCtagttaattaaaattaatattagaAGGCTAGAGATAAAGGGTTTTGTTAGGTGATTTTGGGATGCCAGTCAGGTACAGTTATTATTTGGTTTACTTTATTTCAAGCACGTATAACTCCAATTATAACCCTCATCTTAGCACCATAACTTAGCACCTGCGGTATTACTTCGTGCTTATAGCTCTTTACGTTGCTATCTGTTTTTTATTGGAGTCAGCAACAAGTAACATATGGTACATAAACTGTACAGATGTACTTTTTTATTGTTTCCTGTTTTTGCACATGATTCTCTAGGTTTTCCCAAATATGACAAAGCTTTGTTATCTTAATGGATAACGCTTCGTATAACTTATTCACATATTTTTGGTACTTTTCATAAAGATAAGAAAGAAATCATTATCTATTCACACGCTGTATGTGTAGTCTAAAATTTAACTAATAGATACCATTAAAAAGCCTTCGATTTTGGAAGCGAGATATGCgatattaattaaatattatttgggCGCCGAAAAATTTCCAAGAATTTCGATTCcattaattatattaaaacGACACACTTTTTTCGCTTGCCGAGGTTAGATAAGATTATTAAATTAGTGAACCCCCCTTGACACCGATACAGTGAAACAGATATTATGGCGCATGTGGTGCAAtatgttatttttattagtAGGGTGCATTAGGAAAAGGACAAATGTTAATACAAAAATTCATTTAAGTAATAGGGAGCAAAATCTAATTTTTCTACAGTTTTTTTCATTACTATTCAAGACATCATGCTATTATACCACCTATctttttcatatttaaaaaaaatataccatATATGGTATTCCAATTTGTTCTAGATTTTTTTACTATTATTTGAGATGTCATGCTATAATGCACCCTACCTTTTAATGCTTATTTTGTATACCAAAATGTTTGATCTATTTTCTCCCAGTGCATTTGCAGACTCACCTTGACGACGTCACTGGCGGCGAAGGGCTCTTGGGATATGTGGTACTGATAGAGAGCCATGTAAATGCAGGTGGTCAGAATGAAAATGGTCAGGTACATTTTGATGGATTTGCCCAGGGACATCTTGCCGCTGCCGTGGCCACTGGCATTGATCCCACTGTACATGGTGAGATGGGTGTAGTTGCCCTTCATCCTAGTCGCCGTATCCGTTTCCGGTTGCCCCAGAGTTCCAAAACAACCGCTGTTGCACTTGCAATATATATTGTGATGATTTCTTTCGTGTTGGCCGCGTCACTCTACGTTGGTTTTTTGATTTCATTCGTTCGCTTTCGAATTTTATATGATTTAGCTCTGgccttttattttttcgtCAACTCTGCTGTTTCGCTGCCTTTGCggttttgatttattttatttcattccATTTACTGGCTTTCCGATTTCTGAGCCGAGCGGAAGGGGCGGGACGGAGGCGGGGCGGGACGGTCGGCGATAGGGCGTGTATCTCGGTACGCAACGAGTTCTGAAATTGTATGGTTATTATGTGTTTTCTGCTTTTATCACACTTGCGGCCTCTATGTATCCATATGGGTTCATATACTAGGCAGCGATATCAGTTTGGTGAATGGTTTGCTTGTTTTACATATTTGGTTGATAGTAAAACTTAGACTTACAATTTATACAACTATTCGGGGCATCGGAAACCTGAAAAGAGTGTAGAAACAAAATGCGAATTTAATATGGTgaataaattgcttaaaaaaacttataaataatttatcttTACTGTGCAGAAAGCAACAAAATTGACTATTGCTTATCAGCTATCTTTGTATAAACCAAAAAGAGGAGTACACATTATTGCACTAGCTATAGCTACATATCCATCAATCTTGATTTTTTGCTTGACGCCAGCGAATTTTGgttgataaaatatttatttgtgatCAATCAAagataaaatataatttgtttttgcTGCAACCACCGATATCATATGATAACTTAAAAACAGAGcttaattttatattaaactaattttttCAAAGTGTTCAGGTCGTTATTCTGAGTTACTTTTACTGAATTTATATGTTATTTGATTATAATGCAATTTGCGAATTATATCGCATTAAACGGTTTTGATAAGAATCTTAGAAAAGCTTACAGGCCTGTAGGCCAATAGAAATAAACGTAAGCCCTTACGCAGTATATTGTCAAATGGCAATAAATCTAGAATGGTTCGGAAATGAAACGCTTATCAATAGACTCTAAGTCTATTCTAACATTGGCTGCTTATCGtgataatgtttttataaCCTGCATAAGAATTATTATCATTTAAAGAATTTAACCTACTCAATGTTTAAAGGAAATGGGCGGTTTCTTCAAAAAGCTTCCTAACCAAGCCCCAATTCGCTCATACTCAAGATATCTATTATATATTAGAACTGTCTGTTTAATAGGTTGCACTTTCCGCTGCAGTTCGGCTAATCACTTGTGCTTAAAGCAACGACCTCCTAACCGCGTCGACTGCACTTTCCACTCTCCCATTGTAATTTGCGCAAAGTTGTTAACAACTGCCTGGGGAAATAAGAACAAGGGAAAGGGGTCTATCAGCTGGTAACGGAAGTTGTTTTCCCCAGACCCAggcacatacatatatatacaattaTATAGCACGCTTACGCTTGTGGTACTGGCGATTCTTACAGACTTTTCCAATTATGATGGGGCGCGGCTGTTGGGTCTCGCGTGTTGAAGCgttttaaaaaccattttcGCCGGTGTTGCCGctgttttgatatgaaagttCAATGGCCAATTTGAAATGTGCTGCGCTTTGCATGATTTCAACAAAGTTGGGCGCCGTTTTGTTCTTCGCTTTAGTTTAATTTGGTTTTGTTCTGGGTTTTGTTTTGTATTCATTTCCATCTGCATGCAATTAAAGTGCAGCCGCGGTTACGGAAGTCATTTTGCCAGCCCTGTTGTTAGGCGATTCTCTACAGTTTAAGCGATTATCTTTGGGATACTATTTTAAATGGTTGAATTATATCATGATCACATATCAGGCATTAAGTGCATTTCATGTTAAACAATTCCCAGAGggtataatataaataaaagcaTCGCAGCAGATAAGATACGTTAAATTATCAAGCACAGTCTGTCAATTTTGACATCTGTTGTTTTTATCTTTAGATACTTGTACAACACGTCAATAAGTGATAAAAGATTTTATGGTATGAAGTAAGTGCCTAGACAGTCTAAGGTGTAATTGCATTATAGATGTCACCCAGATTACCAACCCAAGATATGGTTGTTTGAGTTCTTATCATTGCTAATGCTTATATTTAGATTGTTAAGTGCCAGAAATATGGTGCTATAAATTTATGTtgacacacaaaaacacattTTTGAGAGATTTCGGACTCATCAAGATTGAATTGCCCGATTGTCAACATCCTCGATAGTATAGTGGTTAGTATCCCCGCCTGTCACGCGGGAGACCGGGGTTCAATTCCCCGTCGGGGAGatgtttctttttcttttaaatactgcaaagaagaagaaaatttcgactctataaaatttatattttctttctAGTGTGACATTTTTTAGATATCATAGGTACGAAATCTTTTTTATAAacatcggacgactatatctgCCATAGGAAAGAT is from Drosophila suzukii chromosome 3, CBGP_Dsuzu_IsoJpt1.0, whole genome shotgun sequence and encodes:
- the GlcAT-P gene encoding galactosylgalactosylxylosylprotein 3-beta-glucuronosyltransferase P isoform X1; this encodes MKGNYTHLTMYSGINASGHGSGKMSLGKSIKMYLTIFILTTCIYMALYQYHISQEPFAASDVVKHQEKSSSYIASYLWSPISLLMANSSSNTINPSTTTSTITAPTTTTTTAAGTVGQKLGASSASIRMVSLAATTPTFMSSSSQLRSGSVGGHRKTAGIRTSSTSTSTTTTTIATASGLATTTTTTAKTSAKTSAAATPTASHKENAHKTRPTFVAASEPPPLYIITPTYRRPEQLAELTRLGYTLKHVVNLLWLVIEDANATNPLVGHTLDRIGVPYEYMVAPMPEKYKQTKRAKPRGVSNRNRGLEYLRQHATEGVLYFADDDNTYDISIFEQMRYTTKVAMWPVGLVTKTGVSSPIIKDGKMVGYYDGWIGGRKYPVDMAGFAVSVKFLKERPNAQMPFKPGYEEDGFLRSLAPLDNTEIEFLADECRDILTWHTQTKKNAPAQALNRTHYKNTNLEHIDKLLVRP
- the GlcAT-P gene encoding galactosylgalactosylxylosylprotein 3-beta-glucuronosyltransferase P isoform X2, whose translation is MKGNYTHLTMYSGINASGHGSGKMSLGKSIKMYLTIFILTTCIYMALYQYHISQEPFAASDVVKPPLYIITPTYRRPEQLAELTRLGYTLKHVVNLLWLVIEDANATNPLVGHTLDRIGVPYEYMVAPMPEKYKQTKRAKPRGVSNRNRGLEYLRQHATEGVLYFADDDNTYDISIFEQMRYTTKVAMWPVGLVTKTGVSSPIIKDGKMVGYYDGWIGGRKYPVDMAGFAVSVKFLKERPNAQMPFKPGYEEDGFLRSLAPLDNTEIEFLADECRDILTWHTQTKKNAPAQALNRTHYKNTNLEHIDKLLVRP